Proteins encoded by one window of Melanotaenia boesemani isolate fMelBoe1 chromosome 10, fMelBoe1.pri, whole genome shotgun sequence:
- the neto2b gene encoding neuropilin and tolloid-like protein 2 isoform X2, producing the protein MHTVWIFLLFVEEGFSLAQKIKDGGAGSKVDQPSEQPQNSRHCGTWVRRVDGGSFHSPNYPNTYPPNKECLFILEALPRQRIELLFNKIFHIETSFECRFDHIEVRDGPFSFSPLISRYCGADSPGLVLSSGRFMWIRFYSDEELEGKGFQVQYKFTADPEFHLHTGGLLNPIPDCQFELSGNDGLIRSSQVEEENKVKPEQAVDCIWTIRAPEKKRIYLRFLEYQMENSNECKKNFVAVYDGSSAIEDLKAKFCSTVANDMMLDTSFGVVRMWADETSRLSRFRMLFTIFTDPPCIGSAFFCHSNMCINNSLVCNGIQNCIFPWDESNCKEKKTKDVFPQITKTQGTIICVSTGVVLLLLIFSIIVQVKQPRKKVVIRKNKLFQRADLQKVFDPPHYELLALRDKELTGERRELSEELHSLHALRRLSSGSRCIHEHHCGSQASVNSIQASHSAYVLGKGSMELPPLREDCHTTIPPFRDLNSSLRKKSWPSMKQSHPCMGDRVLWRQDRVMEENEEEVEDGRYDRYVRRAGSRRGNFQIAQQRSLSMDF; encoded by the exons ATGCACACAG TTTGGATATTTCTCCTATTTGTAGAGGAGGGATTTTCTCTTGCACAAAAGATTAAAG ATGGAGGTGCAGGATCAAAAGTAGATCAACCATCTGAGCAACCACAGAATTCTCGTCATTGTGGAACCTGGGTTCGTAGAGTAGATGGCGGCAGCTTCCATTCCCCAAACTACCCAAATACGTACCCTCCAAACAAGGAGTGTCTATTCATACTGGAAG CCCTCCCTCGCCAGAGGATAGAGCTGCTGTTCAACAAAATCTTCCACATCGAAACCTCGTTTGAGTGTCGTTTTGACCACATTGAGGTGCGGGATGGTCCCTTCAGTTTCTCACCTCTCATCAGTCGTTACTGTGGGGCAGACAGTCCTGGCCTCGTCCTCTCCAGCGGGCGTTTTATGTGGATCCGATTCTACAGTGATGAAGAGCTGGAGGGGAAAGGCTTCCAGGTCCAATACAAATTTACTGCAG ACCCTGAATTTCATCTGCATACAGGAGGACTTTTAAACCCCATCCCAG ACTGTCAGTTTGAACTGTCGGGGAACGATGGCTTGATTCGCTCCAgtcaggtggaggaggagaacaaGGTGAAGCCAGAACAGGCAGTGGACTGCATCTGGACTATACGAgccccagaaaaaaaaagg ATTTACCTGAGATTCTTGGAATACCAGATGGAAAACTCAAATGAATGCAAAAAGAACTTTGTGGCTGTTTATGACGGCAGTAGTGCCATTGAGGACTTAAAG GCCAAGTTTTGTAGTACGGTTGCTAATGATATGATGCTGGATACCAGTTTCGGAGTTGTGAGGATGTGGGCTGATGAGACAAGCCGCCTCAGCCGTTTTCGGATGCTGTTTACAATTTTCACAGACC CTCCTTGTATAGGCAGTGCATTCTTTTGCCACAGTAATATGTGCATCAACAATTCTCTGGTGTGCAACGGCATACAAAACTGTATCTTCCCCTGGGACGAAAGCAACTGCAAAG AGAAAAAGACCAAAGATGTTTTTCCCCAAATCACAAAAACTCAGGGTACAATTATCTGTGTGTCCACGGGGGTGGTGCTGTTACTCCTCATTTTCTCCATTATTGTGCAAGTCAAGCAACCACGTAAAAAG GTGGTTATACGTAAGAACAAGCTGTTCCAGCGTGCTGACCTCCAGAAGGTGTTTGACCCCCCACACTACGAGCTCCTTGCCCTCAGAGACAAG gagctgactggggagcgcAGGGAGTTATCAGAGGAGCTCCATTCCCTACATGCGCTGAGGAGATTGTCATCCGGCTCACGCTGCATTCATGAACACCACTGTGGCTCTCAGGCCTCTGTCAACTCCATCCAAGCCAGTCATAGTGCATATGTTTTGGGCAAGGGATCCATGGAGCTTCCTCCTCTTAGAGAAGACTGCCACACCACCATACCTCCTTTCAGGGACTTGAACAGCAGTTTACGGAAGAAAAGCTGGCCTAGTATGAAACAGAGTCATCCTTGTATGGGGGATAGAGTACTGTGGCGGCAGGATAGAGTTATGGAGGAGAATGAAGAGGAGGTGGAAGATGGAAGGTATGACCGGTATGTGCGAAGAGCAGGGAGTCGAAGAGGCAATTTTCAAATTGCTCAACAAAGATCTTTGTCCAtggacttttaa
- the neto2b gene encoding neuropilin and tolloid-like protein 2 isoform X1, translated as MTFSTVWIFLLFVEEGFSLAQKIKDGGAGSKVDQPSEQPQNSRHCGTWVRRVDGGSFHSPNYPNTYPPNKECLFILEALPRQRIELLFNKIFHIETSFECRFDHIEVRDGPFSFSPLISRYCGADSPGLVLSSGRFMWIRFYSDEELEGKGFQVQYKFTADPEFHLHTGGLLNPIPDCQFELSGNDGLIRSSQVEEENKVKPEQAVDCIWTIRAPEKKRIYLRFLEYQMENSNECKKNFVAVYDGSSAIEDLKAKFCSTVANDMMLDTSFGVVRMWADETSRLSRFRMLFTIFTDPPCIGSAFFCHSNMCINNSLVCNGIQNCIFPWDESNCKEKKTKDVFPQITKTQGTIICVSTGVVLLLLIFSIIVQVKQPRKKVVIRKNKLFQRADLQKVFDPPHYELLALRDKELTGERRELSEELHSLHALRRLSSGSRCIHEHHCGSQASVNSIQASHSAYVLGKGSMELPPLREDCHTTIPPFRDLNSSLRKKSWPSMKQSHPCMGDRVLWRQDRVMEENEEEVEDGRYDRYVRRAGSRRGNFQIAQQRSLSMDF; from the exons ATGACTTTCTCTACAGTTTGGATATTTCTCCTATTTGTAGAGGAGGGATTTTCTCTTGCACAAAAGATTAAAG ATGGAGGTGCAGGATCAAAAGTAGATCAACCATCTGAGCAACCACAGAATTCTCGTCATTGTGGAACCTGGGTTCGTAGAGTAGATGGCGGCAGCTTCCATTCCCCAAACTACCCAAATACGTACCCTCCAAACAAGGAGTGTCTATTCATACTGGAAG CCCTCCCTCGCCAGAGGATAGAGCTGCTGTTCAACAAAATCTTCCACATCGAAACCTCGTTTGAGTGTCGTTTTGACCACATTGAGGTGCGGGATGGTCCCTTCAGTTTCTCACCTCTCATCAGTCGTTACTGTGGGGCAGACAGTCCTGGCCTCGTCCTCTCCAGCGGGCGTTTTATGTGGATCCGATTCTACAGTGATGAAGAGCTGGAGGGGAAAGGCTTCCAGGTCCAATACAAATTTACTGCAG ACCCTGAATTTCATCTGCATACAGGAGGACTTTTAAACCCCATCCCAG ACTGTCAGTTTGAACTGTCGGGGAACGATGGCTTGATTCGCTCCAgtcaggtggaggaggagaacaaGGTGAAGCCAGAACAGGCAGTGGACTGCATCTGGACTATACGAgccccagaaaaaaaaagg ATTTACCTGAGATTCTTGGAATACCAGATGGAAAACTCAAATGAATGCAAAAAGAACTTTGTGGCTGTTTATGACGGCAGTAGTGCCATTGAGGACTTAAAG GCCAAGTTTTGTAGTACGGTTGCTAATGATATGATGCTGGATACCAGTTTCGGAGTTGTGAGGATGTGGGCTGATGAGACAAGCCGCCTCAGCCGTTTTCGGATGCTGTTTACAATTTTCACAGACC CTCCTTGTATAGGCAGTGCATTCTTTTGCCACAGTAATATGTGCATCAACAATTCTCTGGTGTGCAACGGCATACAAAACTGTATCTTCCCCTGGGACGAAAGCAACTGCAAAG AGAAAAAGACCAAAGATGTTTTTCCCCAAATCACAAAAACTCAGGGTACAATTATCTGTGTGTCCACGGGGGTGGTGCTGTTACTCCTCATTTTCTCCATTATTGTGCAAGTCAAGCAACCACGTAAAAAG GTGGTTATACGTAAGAACAAGCTGTTCCAGCGTGCTGACCTCCAGAAGGTGTTTGACCCCCCACACTACGAGCTCCTTGCCCTCAGAGACAAG gagctgactggggagcgcAGGGAGTTATCAGAGGAGCTCCATTCCCTACATGCGCTGAGGAGATTGTCATCCGGCTCACGCTGCATTCATGAACACCACTGTGGCTCTCAGGCCTCTGTCAACTCCATCCAAGCCAGTCATAGTGCATATGTTTTGGGCAAGGGATCCATGGAGCTTCCTCCTCTTAGAGAAGACTGCCACACCACCATACCTCCTTTCAGGGACTTGAACAGCAGTTTACGGAAGAAAAGCTGGCCTAGTATGAAACAGAGTCATCCTTGTATGGGGGATAGAGTACTGTGGCGGCAGGATAGAGTTATGGAGGAGAATGAAGAGGAGGTGGAAGATGGAAGGTATGACCGGTATGTGCGAAGAGCAGGGAGTCGAAGAGGCAATTTTCAAATTGCTCAACAAAGATCTTTGTCCAtggacttttaa
- the si:dkey-30c15.2 gene encoding transmembrane protein 116, giving the protein MEHSSLLSGDQIDVLSKVYIVLLSFSLIGSFSVLVVSLVKWKYLRQQVHLLVQLALADLLAALILMYTSVMSIVRSDYSVTLCKYMLPLSLTFYLISFLVVAVYAWKSKTAIEGWRERTTDEDDGQSQCRRQVKSLPIYGIVWLIPFAMYLAYVLTPFVKTTMIPLSDRALSESMRNESTYCRSCILFLHIWGDSCSDAEIIHDTVIKVFLILVVIPVMISCSIIYYNIGKWYERHEQERFFPVEGDGRSSRRLRRVVSTARNMVMVILICWAPALVLILLSTLVKLTSIEQRSLFGLYLLQAATVSLQGFLNSMVYAWRRPNFTEAVLGENTPLVAYDRIAYFDESFRNCS; this is encoded by the exons ATGGAGCATAGTAGTTTACTGAGTGGAGATCAG attgaTGTTCTCTCCAAAGTGTACATAGTGTTACTCTCTTTCAG TTTGATTGGGAGTTTTTCAGTCCTGGTGGTTTCCCTGGTTAAATGGAAATATCTAAGACAACAG GTACACCTCCTGGTGCAGCTTGCTCTGGCAGACCTCCTAGCAGCTCTGATCCTGATGTACACTAGTGTCATGAGCATTGTTAGAAGTGACTACAGCGTAACCCTCTGTAAATACATGCTGCCGCTATCACTg acattttatttaatttcatttctggTGGTGGCTGTTTATGCCTGGAAGTCAAAGACTGCTATTGAAGGATGGAGGGAAAGAACAACAGATGAGGATGATGGACAG AGTCAGTGCAGAAGACAAGTAAAAAGTTTACCCATTTATGGCATTGTGTG GCTGATTCCATTTGCGATGTACTTAGCGTATGTGCTCACCCCTTTTGTAAAAACAACCATGATTCCATTAAGTGACAGAGCGCTGAGTGAGAGCATGAGAAATGAAAGCACTTACTGCCGCAG CTGTATCTTGTTCTTGCACATCTGGGGGGATTCCTGCTCTGATGCT GAGATAATCCACGACACTGTCATCAAAGTTTTTCTTATCCTTGTGGTGATACCAGTGATGATCTCTTGTTCT ATTATTTACTATAATATTGGGAAGTGGTATGAGAGGCATGAGCAGGAAAGGTTTTTTCCTGTGGAGGGAGACGGGCGTTCAAGCAGGCGACTCAGGAGAGTAGTTTCCACTGCACGAAATATGGTGATGGTCATCTTAATCTGCTGGGCACCAG CTCTTGTCCTTATTTTACTTTCTACCCTGGTGAAGTTGACGAGTATTGAACAACGCAGTTTATTTGgcctttatctgctgcag gCTGCCACTGTGTCCCTACAAGGTTTCCTGAACAGTATGGTTTATGCCTGGAGACGACCCAACTTCACAGAGGCCGTTCTCGGGGAGAACACACCCCTGGTGGCATATGACCGCATCGCCTACTTCGATGAATCATTCAGGAACTGTTCCTGA
- the LOC121647145 gene encoding ADP-ribosylation factor 4-like, translated as MGLTISSIFGRLFGKKQMRILMVGLDAAGKTTILYKLKLGEIVTTIPTIGFNVETVEYKNISFTVWDVGGQDKIRPLWRHYFQNTQGLIFVVDSNDRERVTESAEELSKMLLEDELKDAVLLVFANKQDLPNALSVSELTERLGLQALRNKTWHIESTCATQGTGLYEGLDWLSKELSKN; from the exons ATGGGACTCACCATCTCGTCCATCTTCGGTCGGCTCTTTGGCAAAAAGCAAATGAGGATTTTGATGG TTGGGCTGGatgcagctggaaaaacaacCATCTTGTACAAGCTGAAGCTCGGTGAAATTGTTACCACTATTCCCACCATTG GTTTCAATGTGGAGACGgtagaatataaaaatatcagttttaCTGTTTGGGATGTGGGCGGTCAGGACAAGATCAGACCTCTCTGGAGACACTACTTCCAAAATACACAG GGTCTCATCTTTGTAGTGGACAGTAATGACAGAGAAAGAGTGACTGAGTCTGCAGAGGAGCTCTCAAAGATG TTGCTGGAAGATGAGCTGAAAGATGCCGTTTTGTTGGTATTTGCTAACAAACAAGATCTTCCAAACGCCCTATCAGTCAGTGAACTGACAGAAAGACTCGGCCTACAAGCTCTTCGCAACAAAACC TGGCACATCGAGTCCACCTGCGCCACCCAGGGCACCGGGCTTTATGAAGGACTTGACTGGCTATCCAAAGAGTTGTCGAAGAACTAA
- the zgc:77752 gene encoding protein tyrosine phosphatase domain-containing protein 1, translating to MMPSLSPHIPIPRPSYSQARENLVKAIPPKLLCLLACGGIDCRYEGPECWKLNQQAIRGLFSSWVTEDIVAMARPSNNLIKKYNIIDQFQRFNIRSVINMQLPGEHAHCGPPLDPESGFTYSPEIFMDNEIYFYNFGMPDFGVTSLVGIIDGVKVLAFAVQEGRVAVHCHAGLGRTGVLIACYLIYTLRISPSEAVHYVRIKRPRSIQTRAQINQVFDFARLLGTQLVQYPDLSLRHGAPFTLQHYLNRQGLLLHGQEARKLRYTPKVVYLLCVRLSCLALGLPSPLEVQTELEKRSALRTLGRTVKETLVSKQYLPLLNEGRKGSWARSVSVSSWDEPLGFLERKRDILLDKRSYSDSDLSKITAHEDLELSPYCTAVLGNEKHWCVKDLIRADLRPVSPVLGKFSSDHQTTLKESNTLNVPMSNMRASSSCAKRTKYAAKKAFPKCSSNMELCRNPHNPGPTSMARLVAKAMAEQGPPGDTTLQRSALLQEELNSSDCGWALLVTESDPLVLSCLLWTWLEKLRDPVLSTEDVEKLRIGGSNTKPLTVLKKPQRHTIYCLLSCVSSVTSLCPHREDAVLQRLMFALTRRPQEEVGGLAPLMKILKASLRETFHNYRDFKRACSTSATL from the exons ATGATGCCGAGCTTGTCCCCACATATACCAATTCCACGGCCCTCCTATTCCCAGGCCAGGGAGAACCTGGTGAAAGCCATCCCACCTAAGCTTCTCTGTCTGCTGGCCTGCGGAGGAATAGACTGTCGGTATGAGGGACCTGAGTGCTGGAAATTAAACCAACAGGCGATTCGAGGACTTTTCTCCTCCTG GGTGACGGAAGATATAGTTGCCATGGCACGACCATCCAACAACTTAATCAAGAAGTACAACATTATTGATCAGTTTCAAAG GTTTAACATCCGATCAGTCATCAACATGCAGCTCCCGGGGGAGCATGCTCACTGTGGACCCCCTCTAGACCCTGAGAGTGGTTTCACATACTCCCCAGAGATCTTCATGGACAATGAAA TTTATTTCTACAACTTTGGGATGCCAGATTTTGGCGTGACGTCTCTTGTTGGGATCATCGATGGGGTGAAGGTTCTGGCCTTTGCAGTGCAGGAAGGACGAGTGGCTGTGCACTGCCATGCAGGTCTGGGCAGGACAG GTGTCCTGATAGCCTGTTACTTGATCTACACCCTACGCATCAGCCCCAGTGAGGCAGTCCACTATGTTCGCATTAAAAGGCCTCGTTCAATCCAAACGCGGGCACAGATAAACCAGGTGTTTGACTTTGCTCGTCTGCTTGGCACACAACTGGTTCAGTACCCAGACCTCAGTCTGCGGCATGGAGCCCCATTCACCCTGCAGCACTACTTAAATCGACAAGGACTGCTTTTGCACGGTCAGGAGGCACGCAAACTAAGATACACACCCAAG GTGGTGTACCTTCTGTGTGTGCGTCTTTCCTGCTTAGCTCTGGGTCTGCCTTCTCCCCTAGAGGTCCAGACTGAGCTGGAGAAGAGGTCAGCACTCAGAACCCTGGGTAGGACTGTGAAAGAGACCCTTGTTTCCAAACAGTACTTGCCTTTGCTAAATGAGGGCCGTAAAGGTTCGTGGGCAAGATCAGTGTCTGTGTCCTCCTGGGATGAACCACTGGGATTCTTGGAGAGAAAACGGGACATATTGCTGGACAAACGCAGCTATAGTGACTCTGATCTCAGTAAGATCACAGCACATGAG GACCTTGAGCTGAGTCCATACTGCACTGCAGTACttggaaatgaaaaacactGGTGTGTGAAGGATCTTATTCGAGCTGATCTGAGACCAGTTAGTCCAGTACTTGGCAAATTTTCATCAGACCACCAGACTACACTAAAGGAATCTAATACACTTAACGTCCCCATGTCTAACATGAGAGCAAGCAGCAGCTGTGCAAAGAGGACAAAGTATGCAGCTAAAAAGGCTTTTCCAAAATGCAGCTCCAACATGGAG TTATGTAGAAATCCACACAATCCTGGCCCAACATCTATGGCCCGGCTAGTTGCCAAAGCAATGGCAGAACAAGGTCCTCCAGGAGACACTACTCTGCAGAGATCGGCTCTGCTACAg GAGGAACTGAACAGCAGTGACTGTGGCTGGGCTCTGCTGGTCACTGAGTCAGATCCTCTTGTCCTCTCTTGCCTCTTATGGACCTGGCTAGAAAAGTTAAGG GACCCTGTTCTGAGCACTGAGGATGTAGAAAAGTTGAGAATTGGAGGAAGCAACACAAAGCCTCTCACTGTGCTCAAGAAG CCACAAAGACACACTATCTACTGTCTCCTGAGCTGTGTGAGCTCAGTCACCAGCCTGTGTCCACACAGAGAGGATGCAGTGCTCCAGCGGCTGATGTTTGCACTTACAAGG CGACCTCAAGAGGAAGTGGGAGGCCTTGCACCTTTGATGAAAATCCTGAAGGCCAGTTTAAGAGAAACCTTCCACAATTACCGAGACTTCAAGAGGGCCTGCAGTACAAGCGCTACACTTTAA
- the odf3b gene encoding outer dense fiber protein 3-B: MPKQSPKTKPNKEPWVGTWRPHKPRGPIAAFYSGPGPKYALPGLTGVTQHDPTKCKAPVFSFGARYVEVKTDCSPGPKYQIPSNITQWGRNSTPSFSLGSRTKQPEPFQAPGPGHYSPEKSEKLIFPSAPAFPLFERSQKEIINQIPGPATYTLPPMLGPNVVSPSAPSFSLCSRRNTGSFYEDLQKTPGPAAYKAVDPGVYRQNPPQYSISGRNFHSAKTSDKPGPGAHYPERVTLTKSKAPSFTFGLRHSQYISPLIPNMD; the protein is encoded by the exons ATGCCAAAACAATCTCCCAAGACAAAACCTAATAAAGAACCTTGGGTTGGAACCTGGAGGCCCCACAAGCCAAGAGGGCCTATAGCTGCCTTCTACAGTGGCCCTGGGCCAAAGTATGCTCTGCCTGGACTCACAG GTGTAACTCAACACGATCCCACTAAATGCAAAGCACCAGTGTTCTCCTTTGGTGCACGTTACGTGGAGGTAAAAACTGACTGCTCCCCTGGACCAAAATATCAGATACCCTCCAACATCACCCAGTGGGGCAGAAATAGCACACCGTCATTCTCACTTGGTAGCCGCACAAAGCAGCCAGAACCTTTCCAAGCCCCTGGACCAG GCCACTACTCTCCAGAGAAATCAGAAAAACTGATCTTCCCCTCAGCTCCTGCTTTTCCTCTCTTTGAGAGGAGCCAAAAGGAAATTATTAACCAAATACCAG GTCCAGCCACCTACACCCTGCCTCCTATGTTGGGGCCTAATGTGGTCTCACCTTCAGCACCTTCTTTCTCACTCTGCAGCCGCAGAAATACGGGGAGCTTCTATGAGGACCTACAAAAG ACTCCTGGCCCAGCTGCCTACAAAGCTGTGGACCCTGGTGTCTACAGACAAAATCCTCCACAGTACAGCATCTCAGGACGCAATTTTCACTCCGCTAAAACCTCAGACAAACCAGGTCCAGGAGCACATTACCCCGAGCGG GTCACATTAACAAAATCAAAAGCCCCAAGCTTCACATTCGGACTGCGCCATTCACAATACATTTCACCGCTCATTCCAAATATGGATTGA
- the rabl2 gene encoding RAB, member of RAS oncogene family-like 2: MAEDVGDIPEVDQKKYDTDEQVKIICLGDSAVGKSKLMERFLMDEYRPQQLSTYALTLYKHTATVGNKTVAVDFWDTAGQERFQSMHPSYYHKAHACIMVFDVQRKITYKNLANWYKELREYRPEIPCCVVANKIDADMKVTQRIFNFGKKQGLPFYFVSAADGTNVVKMFREMIKRAVDYKQNPSDFMDEVMQELENFELEKKEENSEAEEDELKAESPQLI; encoded by the exons ATGGCCGAGGACGTTGGCGACATTCCTGAAGTGGACCAGAAGAAATACGATACAGACGAACAAGTTAAAATTATCTGTCTTGGAGACAGTGCAGTTGGCAAATCTAA GTTGATGGAGAGATTTCTTATGGATGAATA TCGTCCCCAGCAGTTGTCAACCTATGCTTTGACTctttacaaacacacagcaaCTGTAGGAAACAAGACGGTTGCGGTTG ATTTCTGGGACACTGCTGGTCAGGAGAGGTTTCAGAGCATGCATCCTTCATACTACCACAAAGCACATGCATGTATCATG GTTTTTGATGTTCAAAGGAAGATCACCTATAAGAATTTAGCCAACTGGTACAAGGAACTGAGAGAGTACAGACCAGAAATACCCTGTTGTGTTGTCGCCAACAAAATTGACG CCGACATGAAAGTGACACAGAGAATCTTCAACTTTGGGAAGAAACAAGGGCTGCCATTTTACTTTGTCTCTGCAGCCGATGGGACCAATGTAGTTAAG ATGTTCAGAGAGATGATCAAGAGAGCCGTAGACTACAAGCAGAATCCCAGTGACTTCATGGATGAAGTAATGCAAGAATTAGAG AACTTTGAActggagaagaaagaggagaactCAGAAGCAGAGGAGGATGAACTGAAAGCAGAGAGCCCACAGTTgatttga